The Mercurialis annua linkage group LG2, ddMerAnnu1.2, whole genome shotgun sequence genome contains a region encoding:
- the LOC126669347 gene encoding uncharacterized protein LOC126669347 — MASDKIIAICQSGGEFVTGKDGTLSYNGGDAYAIDIDHQTQLTDFKSEVAEMFNCSADTMSIKYFLPGNKKTLITVSKDKDLQRMINFLGDSATADVFVFSEETAARNVSNMHASRSSRTTVSEAGVHLVDVAPVDVHIDLDRDLDVPDESPISCFPIATYDEKHRKATLQWENAITGVDQRFKSFVEFREALHKYSIAHGFVYRYKKNDSHRVTVKCKSQGCPWRIYASRLSTTQLICIKKMNAEHTCEGAAVKAGYRSTRGWVGSIIKEKLKVSPNYRPKDIADDIKREYGIQLNYSQAWRAKEIAREQLQGSYKEAYNQLPFFCEKIKETNPGSVATFSTKEDSSFHRFFVSFHASITGYEQGCRPLIFLDSAPLNSKYQGMLLAAISVDGDDGIFPVAFAVVDTETEENWHWFLMELNSAIFPTRQITFVADFQNGLKKSLPEIFDKCYHSYCLRHLAEKLNRDLKGQFSHEARRFMINDFYAAAYAPRHEGFQRSVENIKGISPEAYNWVIQSEPEHWANAFFEGARYNHMTSNFGHQFYSWVSEAHELPITQLIDTLRGKMMESFYIRRVESDQWTTKLTPTKEEKLQKEMSIASSLQVLHSHGSVFEVRGESADSVDIDQWDCSCKGWQQSGLPCCHAIAVFQCVDRSPYDYCSRYFTSDAYRSAYAGSIHPVPNADRPIQVGSSEVEIIVTPPPTKRAPGRPKVRHAESVDIIKRQLQCSKCKGLGHNKKTCKGF, encoded by the coding sequence ATGGCTTCCGATAAAATTATAGCTATCTGCCAGTCTGGCGGCGAGTTCGTCACTGGTAAGGACGGTACCTTGTCATATAATGGTGGTGATGCTTATGCAATTGACATTGATCACCAAACTCAACTGACCGATTTCAAGTCTGAAGTAGCTGAGATGTTTAATTGTAGTGCCGATACAATGTCTATTAAATACTTCCTCCCCGGAAATAAAAAGACCCTTATCACTGTCTCTAAAGACAAGGATTTACAGCGGATGATTAATTTCCTTGGCGATTCTGCCACCGCTGATGTCTTCGTCTTCTCCGAGGAAACTGCGGCTAGGAATGTCTCTAATATGCATGCTAGTCGGTCGAGCAGGACAACTGTGTCCGAAGCCGGAGTTCATCTGGTTGATGTTGCTCCAGTTGATGTTCATATTGATCTTGACCGGGACTTGGATGTCCCTGATGAGAGTCCCATCTCCTGTTTTCCTATTGCAACCTATGATGAGAAGCATCGTAAGGCGACACTACAGTGGGAAAACGCCATCACTGGTGTCGACCAAaggtttaaaagttttgttgAGTTTAGAGAAGCTTTGCATAAGTACTCAATTGcacatggatttgtttataGATATAAGAAAAATGACAGTCACCGTGTTACTGTCAAATGCAAATCTCAAGGCTGTCCGTGGCGGATATATGCTTCCAGGTTGTCAACTACTCAATTGATTTGTATCAAGAAAATGAATGCCGAACATACATGTGAAGGAGCTGCCGTGAAAGCTGGCTATCGGTCTACAAGGGGTTGGGTGGGAAGCATCATAAAGGAAAAACTGAAAGTATCCCCTAATTATAGGCCAAAAGATATCGCGGATGACATCAAAAGGGAGTACGGGATACAACTGAATTATTCTCAGGCGTGGCGTGCAAAAGAGATCGCAAGAGAGCAACTTCAAGGCTCATACAAAGAGGCATATAATCAGTTACCCTTTTTTTGTGAGAAAATAAAGGAAACTAATCCAGGTAGTGTTGCAACATTCTCCACAAAGGAAGACTCCAGTTTCCATCGATTCTTTGTCTCTTTTCATGCATCAATCACTGGTTATGAACAGGGTTGCCGGCCTCTCATTTTCCTTGATAGTGCTCCGTTAAACTCAAAATACCAAGGGATGCTGCTGGCTGCTATTTCAGTTGATGGGGATGATGGTATTTTTCCTGTAGCTTTTGCTGTAGTGGATACTGAAACAGAGGAAAACTGGCATTGGTTTTTGATGGAACTGAACTCTGCCATCTTTCCGACTCGCCAGATTACATTTGTTGCAGATTTTCAGAATGGTTTAAAGAAATCATTGCCCGAGATATTTGATAAATGCTACCACAGCTATTGTTTGCGTCATCTTGCTGAGAAACTAAATAGAGACTTGAAGGGGCAGTTTTCTCATGAAGCAAGACGCTTCATGATAAATGATTTCTATGCTGCTGCCTATGCTCCCAGACATGAGGGATTCCAGCGTTCTGTAGAGAACATAAAAGGTATTTCTCCTGAAGCTTATAACTGGGTCATACAAAGTGAACCGGAGCACTGGGCAAATGCCTTTTTTGAAGGGGCGAGGTATAACCACATGACATCAAACTTTGGGCACCAGTTCTACAGTTGGGTATCAGAAGCACATGAATTGCCAATAACGCAACTGATTGATACATTAAGAGGAAAAATGATGGAATCATTTTACATTCGTCGGGTAGAATCCGATCAATGGACGACAAAATTAACTCCAACAAAAGAGGAAAAATTACAAAAGGAGATGTCAATAGCAAGTTCTCTTCAGGTGTTGCATTCTCATGGTAGTGTATTTGAGGTTCGTGGTGAATCTGCTGATAGTGTGGACATTGATCAGTGGGATTGTAGCTGCAAGGGGTGGCAACAAAGTGGTTTGCCTTGCTGCCATGCCATTGCAGTTTTCCAATGTGTGGACAGAAGTCCATATGATTATTGCTCTAGATACTTTACAAGTGATGCCTACAGATCCGCATATGCCGGATCAATTCACCCTGTTCCAAATGCAGACAGGCCGATCCAGGTTGGATCAAGTGAAGTAGAAATTATAGTCACTCCTCCACCAACCAAACGCGCACCTGGTAGACCAAAGGTGAGGCATGCTGAATCCGTTGACATAATTAAGCGTCAACTTCAGTGTAGCAAGTGCAAGGGCCTTGGTCATAACAAGAAGACTTGCAAAGGTTTCTAG
- the LOC126669329 gene encoding uncharacterized protein LOC126669329 encodes MNGIVRLPHQHHHSFPVRLPPNSCLSISSSTHTYTSDTGNGSIQSLKSAGVDTFKWRLVIAYDGTRYSGWQFQSSPPTVQCFLENALVGVTHLDRKDLLLVGASRTDAGVHAFGQVAHFVTPFNYDTLDSFHAALNGLLPPDIRIREISPALPQFHARFSAMSKVYHYKIYNDTLMDPFQRHYAYHCAYRLNAAAMREAAEHFVGTHDFSAFANASRKDGLPNPVKTIFRFDVIQMGAMIQLEVEGTGFLYRQVRNMVALLIQIGKEAIPPEIVPIILATRDRRELAKYGFFMPPHGLCLMNINYNEDHLKLPSPCPAISFGRYYTITKCKLPFY; translated from the exons ATGAATGGGATAGTAAGGCTTCCTCATCAACATCACCATTCTTTTCCTGTGCGACTGCCGCCTAATAGTTGTCTTTCAATTTCATCATCCACCCACACTTATACTTCC GACACCGGAAATGGCAGCATACAGAGCCTCAAGTCCGCCGGCGTTGATACCTTTAAGTGGCGTCTGGTTATAGCTTATGACGGCACCCGTTATTCCG GTTGGCAATTTCAGAGCTCCCCTCCTACGGTTCAGTGCTTTCTGGAAAATGCGTTAGTTGGAGTGACTCATCTAGATCGGAAGGATCTTCTGTTAGTTGGTGCTAGCCGGACTGATGCTGGTGTTCATGCCTTTGGTCAG GTTGCCCACTTTGTTACACCTTTCAATTACGACACCTTGGATAGCTTCCATGCTGCTCTCAACGGTCTCCTTCCTCCAGATATCCGAATTCGAGAAATCAGCCCTGCACTTCCTCAATTCCATGCTCGATTCTCTGCCATGAGCAAGGTCTATCACTATAAGATTTATAACGATACCTTGATGGATCCGTTTCAACGCCATTACGCATATCATTGCGCTTACAGACTCAATGCTGCTGCTATGAGAGAAGCTGCCGAGCATTTTGTTGGAACCCATGATTTCTCTGCTTTTGCCAATGCTTCCCGAAAGGACGGACTGCCCAATCCAGTGAAGACCATTTTTCGTTTTGATGTTATCCAAATG GGAGCCATGATACAGTTAGAAGTTGAAGGCACAGGTTTCTTGTATAGACAAGTGCGCAACATG GTTGCTTTGCTTATTCAAATCGGAAAAGAAGCAATTCCTCCAGAAATTGTGCCGATAATTTTGGCAACTCGGGATCGCAGAGAGCTGGCAAAATATGGGTTCTTTATGCCGCCTCATGGCCTCTGCCTTATGAATATAAACTATAATGAAGACCACCTTAAGCTTCCCTCACCTTGTCCTGCTATTAGCTTTGGTAGGTATTATACTATAACCAAATGTAAACTTCCATTTTATTAA
- the LOC126669357 gene encoding late embryogenesis abundant protein D-29, whose product MASKRQSGRLLVWVGVVTVVMLFISCSCSSVDHMPSTTGESEDFNKVKENTETWTEWAKEKISETIGRKQDEAMDAANKASHATADTAKTAKDKASEKGEDVKEKAKEAAKKASDMGQAAKDKAAEMTNAAKEKLREAADRVSDAVERGKEEAHEAQKRASDEAAEAKEKAYGKGEEAKETAKEKTQQVKETAEEEMKRAKQKVKEKTGSDEEL is encoded by the exons ATGGCATCTAAACGACAGTCTGGGCGGTTGTTGGTTTGGGTCGGGGTGGTGACGGTGGTTATGCTATTCATAAGCTGCAGCTGCTCGAGCGTGGACCATATGCCATCCACAACCGGGGAAAGTGAAGATTTTAATAAGGTAAAGGAAAATACAGAGACGTGGACCGAATGGGCTAAGGAGAAGATCTCCGAAACTATAGGGCGTAAGCAAGACGAAGCCATGGATGCTGCTAACAAAGCTTCTCATGCAACTGCTGATACTGCTAAGACAGCTAAAGACAAAGCTTCTG AAAAAGGCGAAGACGTGAAGGAGAAGGCGAAAGAAGCCGCAAAGAAGGCCAGCGATATGGGCCAAGCGGCTAAAGACAAGGCAGCTGAAATGACTAATGCTGCCAAGGAGAAGTTGCGGGAAGCAGCCGACAGAGTTAGCGATGCTGTAGAAAGAGGGAAAGAGGAGGCGCACGAAGCCCAGAAAAGGGCGTCTGATGAAGCGGCGGAGGCGAAGGAGAAGGCGTACGGAAAGGGCGAGGAAGCAAAAGAGACGGCCAAGGAAAAAACACAGCAGGTGAAAGAGACTGCGGAAGAAGAGATGAAGCGGGCTAAACAGAAAGTGAAGGAGAAAACTGGTAGTGACGAAGAGCTTTGA
- the LOC126669328 gene encoding protein TRIGALACTOSYLDIACYLGLYCEROL 4, chloroplastic — protein sequence MKKLRWAADEGGIWEQDISTPITLEGEARPVPGEPLPLGICRGTKLSRPKQLHFFQRFMSSPFIPSHSHPHGFSLQSVLALPSPSPNWFCTVLGQFNFQKFVSSLPTSQPDASSLFHTITSQLRDKSLYALGFCSELSLTPNDTFLFTSDAYAHPSKSPRNKAILHHKFPDHNLTLQAVSPGLFVDGSGRYWDVPVSTSIDLASLPSEAGLSYHLCMHHNAGNPQLFGGGHTLAVPAALRPGFSFKSSFSFKHNVEIWRSKAPKLKMVQPFDIFLSNPHISASAIVGATMAAYIGDNSVGYQQVDQSRSFTGLSLHAPALKSSLLADMFSSVSLTAQHGNFQRLFLDLTRFQARLDVPYGRKFITNAAKLAQDFFNSQQPSMESVKAICPNATISLQQQIAGPFSFRVDSGVAIEWKNKDWEMQVRDPVFALEYALQVLGSAKAIAWYSPKQKEFMVELRFFET from the exons atgaagaaGCTTAGATGGGCAGCGGATGAAGGAGGAATATGGGAGCAAGACATTTCCACCCCAATAACTCTCGAAGGAGAGGCTCGCCCAGTCCCCGGCGAGCCGCTCCCACTGGGAATATGCCGAGGAACAAAGCTTTCCCGGCCAAAACAGCTTCATTTCTTCCAGCGCTTCATGTCCTCGCCATTCATCCCCTCCCATTCCCATCCCCACGGCTTCTCTCTCCAAAGCGTCCTCGCTCTCCCCTCCCCATCTCCCAACTG GTTCTGTACAGTGTTAGGTCAATTCAATTTCCAGAAGTTTGTGTCCTCTCTCCCCACCTCTCAGCCTGACGCTTCGTCCCTCTTCCACACTATTACTTCTCAGCTTCGGGATAAATCACTGTACGCTCTTGGTTTTTGTTCGGAGCTTTCGTTGACTCCCAATGACACTTTTCTTTTCACTTCTGATGCCTACGCTCATCCCTCCAAATCTCCCCGTAACAAAGCTATTCTTCATCACAAG TTCCCAGATCACAATCTGACACTGCAAGCTGTTTCTCCCGGACTTTTCGTTGACGGTTCAGGCAGGTATTGGGATGTTCCTGTCTCCACCTCCATTGACCTTGCTTCTCTTCCTTCCGAGGCTGGTCTCTCTTACCACCTGTGTATGCATCATAATGCTGGCAACCCTCAGCTTTTTGGAGGGGGGCATACCCTGGCTGTTCCTGCTGCGCTTCGTCCTGGTTTCTCTTTCAAATCCTCGTTTTCCTTCAAGCATAATGTTGAGATTTGGAGAAGTAAAGCTCCTAAGCTGAAGATGGTCCAGCCCTTTGATATTTTCCTTTCCAATCCTCATATTTCAGCATCGGCTATTGTAG GTGCGACTATGGCTGCTTATATTGGAGATAATTCAGTTGGGTACCAACAAGTAGATCAATCTCGGAGTTTTACAGGCTTATCTCTTCATGCTCCTGCTCTAAAGTCTTCCTTGTTGGCTGATATGTTTTCATCCGTTTCGCTTACTGCTCAGCATGGTAACTTTCAAAGACTCTTTCTGGATCTTACTCGATTTCAGGCACGTCTGGATGTCCCTTATGGGAGAAAATTTATTACTAATGCTGCTAAATTAGCACAAGATTTTTTCAATTCTCAACAGCCATCGATGGAATCAGTTAAGGCAATTTGCCCCAATGCGACGATTTCTCTTCAACAGCAG ATTGCTGGACCTTTCAGTTTTAGAGTTGATTCTGGAGTTGCAATTGAGTGGAAGAATAAAGATTGGGAAATGCAAGTGCGAGATCCAGTATTTGCTTTGGAGTATGCATTGCAGGTCCTTGGTTCagccaaggccattgcttggtACTCCCCAAAGCAAAAAGAATTTATGGTAGAACTAAGATTCTTTGAGACATAA
- the LOC126667706 gene encoding G-protein coupled receptor 1 translates to MATLHVAGNWTALDRQLLRSVNGGASSLSFLGSSFIVVCYLLFKELRKFSFKLVFYLALSDMLCSFFSIVGDPSKGFMCIAQGYSTHFLCVASFLWTTTIAFTLHRTVVRHKTDVEDLEAIFHLYVWGTSLFVTVIRSIGNTHGHLGVWCWTETGRTRKAVHFITFYAPLWGAILYNGFTYFQVIRMLNNATRMAVGMSDRAYQSDARPDMKALNRWGYYPLILIGSWAFGTINRIHDFIAPGHQILWLTVLDVGTAALMGLFNSIAYGLNASVRRVIHERLDLLWPDRVRRWFRNGLRSRNEGHESELVSLKVQDQH, encoded by the exons atggcGACGCTGCACGTGGCTGGTAATTGGACGGCACTGGACCGGCAGTTACTGAGGTCGGTGAACGGTGGGGCATCGAGTCTATCTTTTTTGGGGTCGAGCTTCATTGTTGTGTGTTATCTTCTCTTCAAAGAGCTCCGCAAGTTCTCCTTCAAGCTCGTCTTCTACCTCGCTCTCTCT GACATGCTTTGCAGTTTCTTCAGCATTGTTGG GGACCCTTCGAAAGGATTCATGTGTATTGCTCAGGGCTACTCCACCCATTTCCTCTGTGTAGCTTCTTTTCTCTGGACTACTACTATTGCTTTCACCCTTCATCGTACTGTTGTTCGACACAAAACTGATGTCGAAGACCTCGAGGCCATCTTCCACTTGTATGTTTGGG GGACGTCATTGTTTGTGACTGTAATACGCTCCATTGGCAACACCCATGGACATTTAGGTGTATGGTGTTGGACAGAAACAGGGAGAACAAGAAAG GCCGTTCACTTCATAACATTCTACGCACCGCTCTGGGGCGCAATACTTTACAACGGGTTTACATACTTTCAAGTCATACGCATGCTAAATAATGCAACTCGT ATGGCAGTAGGCATGTCAGACCGTGCATATCAGTCGGATGCAAGGCCAGACATGAAG GCTTTGAACCGATGGGGATACTATCCACTCATCCTAATAGGATCATGGGCTTTTGGCACAATCAATCGCATTCATGACTTCATTGCTCCTGGCCACCAAATCCTTTGGCTCACAGTTCTTGATGTTGGGACAGCTGCACTCATG GGTCTTTTCAACTCCATAGCCTATGGGCTTAACGCGTCAGTACGGCGAGTGATACATGAAAGATTAGATCT GTTGTGGCCTGATAGGGTTAGAAGATGGTTCCGTAATGGTTTAAGATCGAGAAATGAAGGGCACGAGAGTGAATTAGTATCATTGAAAGTTCAAGATCAGCATTAA